The window CATTCCTAGCTGGTTGGACCAAAGGAAGGTGGACTATAAattgatcgtaacttttgatccaggtatcttTACTGCGTAGCAGACTGAGTATTATGAACCGAAGCAACACGAggactcgaggacgagttcttttgaagtgaaggagactgatgtagagagggccgtagacactttcatgtctaagatggatcagagaaggcctgatcaaagACAGAAATTGTCAAGACCGTCAAAaccataaaataggcatatctcgcaaaccggaatgagttaatcgacgtaccatatatgattttggggtaaaacgagctaatttagccaaccaacctggctttgccaggttgcccatgccgatatttgcgagattccatcctattgacggtgaaatttctgttttaatttcgtttttactataaatagtaagttttagtttgattataactcttcatccatcgggctttaggagttgcgcccaacgtgaaaagagcttagaataattaggagaacggtttggtgaagccaaataggacacttactatttttggccgacaaccttgcgcactagtagagatcacgaccgtttataaatagtaagtttactatttatagtaagtcgcggattctaagagtttgaattgcagtttgattctaatttctttcccattgcttggtagccctatttaaagggttgtaaacttatttttattcatcaatcaatcaatttcgaatttattagaatttatttctattttctgtttcctttcctcgtggattcgagaagtctctatgaggagtccagagaagttccgtggatttagaatagttatcctcatcacgttcatccctgcgtcaataacCTGCATCAAAATGTGGGCCCTTGTGATGGATAGtctacattaagtgggccccacctaatggacagtccacttCTAAGGTCTTGCATGATGAATAACCCATATCTAAAGTCGCCCTAGGGATCCTTTAGGATCTCTCACATCCTTAGAGAAGCAAATGGTCCGGTGGATGGATTGGCGAAGGAGGGTAGTAAGGGGCAATCTGATAGGTACTTCATTGAGGCATCTTCTATGCCACGTCTGGTTAAGGGCCGCTATCTGCTGGATAGAACTGGTTTAGGCTCTATTAAAGAATGTTGATTTCATCCTCTGTATAGGATATGATAAGTGGGGCAGGTTTTTTGCCCTGCTTCCCACCCGAAAGGCTTAGATTGTAAATTTGCAATATTAATGAAATGCTCTTATcgagttttttgaaaaaaaaaaaaaaaaaaacatgatggacaacccactttgaaggtaggtagggcccatatgatgaacacATCAAAATTGGATTCCATGTCATGATACATTGAGGGGGCCCACATAAAGgataattagcattgatggtaggcctcacatgatgaacaacctacattaaggtgggcctcaaataatgGACGATCCACGTCAAAGGTCaactcctaatgatgaatggtatACTTCCAAGATAAGCCTGGCATGATGGTCTGCCTACTTTGAAGAtttggctcacatgatggacgatccacatcaaaggtgggcttcagaTGGTGAACGACGCACATCAAATATCCAACATGGTAGACACCCTAAATGTCTCAAACATGAACGTTGTATCTATCCATTCTCATGCCATTTGGGGCATGATCAATTTATTATGAGATTTATTATGAGATTCGTCAAAACAACGGACCGAATTACTTTTAACAATGGAgttgttgtaatttttaaaaaatgacatCACCTATCTTTTAAAAAAACTCTTATTATTTTGAAAACGTAATTTACTAAACGAACTTATTTAAAAAAGAACTAGAATGGAAAGAGTAGCTCTTTTTCAAAAAGTTCTCGTTAGTTTAGAGTAGAGATGTCAAACGAGACTTTAGACCCGATTAACGGGTTTGATAAATGATACCATGGTGACGCTACACACAAATCTATGATTAACATCCTATCCATTGCtcactgtggtgtggcccatttgagttgttTATATTAGTTAGTTTTTGCTTCAAAATCCTAGAATCCAAGATAGAGCAcagggacggcgtggattttacatatataagATAGTTCAACAATCTTGAGTATTTAGGCGTTGCCTATAACAGATGTTGCAGAAGATTCCCGTTCTTTTCgagggtgtacatgaaccgagctagctcggttagctcgctcgacttgactcaaaaaatcTCGATTTGATTCAGTTAGAAgctgatttcaagccgagttgaactgatttttgagctcgaaaatgagttcgagaaggccccagctcgactcgactcagatcgaatccaactcggatcgaaccagtcttggttactttgacattgatgttgctcaccaactgtttgacaaaatgactcaacgaaatgtggttggtgacaaggaaggtttggctgctGGCAGTCAACTCATCGCTTGCTTTTCTTCAAGAAAGACTTCAGCAGTACGAGTTGGTCGAAATGAAACTTCTCGCTCAGCAGAGGGATCTTCAGGCCAAAATCCCTGACATTGAGAAGTGCCTAGATATAGTTGCCGCATTGCAAGCTAAGAAGGGTACTGGTGAGGCGTTGATTGCTGATTTCGAAGTTTCTGAGGAAATATATTCACAGGCTCGAATCAAGGATGCAGAGTCGGTCTGTCTATGGTTGGGAGCAAATGTCATGCTAGGGTATTCTTGTGAAGAGGCAAATGCTCTTCCACGTAAGAATCTTGAAAATGCAAAAGTGAGTTTAGAAGTCCTTGTTGCTGATCTGCAGTTCTTGAGAGACCAAGTGACAACAACCCAAGTTACACTCACTCGAGTATATAATTGGGACGTTCATCAACGAAGGAGTAAGCAAgctctttgttttgttttttttttagtttttatgttacttgaaggtgttgataaaacacctgtaaaatcattacctctgtttgtaaaaagtgggattttgaagttacagttcaggtgtttatggaaatgcctcaatggtgaactcggctcgatcttggctcaaactcagcttgagctggcccgagttgctgactgcACCCaatcgagctggccagtcaggctcaaggaccgagcctagcagagccaagttcgagctgaggttagccaGTGTTCGAGctaaggctagctcgactcggttcgactcgatgtacacccctagggatcattatatcattttaaggtacgagcGTAGAAACGAGTCAGATCCAACCCTCAATTGGAACACACCACAAGATAACTCTTGTATTTAAtcatttgtgcatttaatgcaacccaagtttattatttggcgtggtccacttgagcgttggatctgcctgattttattgcacataccttaaaatgatatgagagaagggatggacggtatgaaaaaacagatgcatcatggtgggccctcccATAGAGCTGCCCGTTCGTGGCAATAGATTTGTATCCCCGGTGGTCAGACAATGTGGTGTGAGTCTGtcgtgtgtgtgtgggggtgtgagtgcgtgtgaaaaaaaaccCCTTCAACTATCTGATGGTCACACAATAGTTACATTCAATATGGGCCTCTCACAAACCCTTTTTTTAATccgttcattttttattttttttgtatgacACATGGCTAACCTGACGAGCGGACATACCTATTTGGACACCAAATAAAGGGCTCGGATCATGCAATTTGCCATGTGTCGCAAGTTAGTCTTTTCGTTGGACTGAAAAAATGGAATATCCGATCTCTCCTTGTAAAATATTTCTCCGCTGGAACTGTCGTTGTTAACGTTGATTTATTGACATTGACTTTTAGATCAGATGTATGACAAAGGGTGgccgattgcgtcctgcccctgccTCCTGGGCAATAGGTCAAGGCAGGTTCTGTGTGGGGCCTGCCGTGATGTGGGGGTATTATCCACACCGAGAAAAAAGGCAGATAGAGGCTCATGTGAACCACAGGTTGTAaagtcttgtgagtctaccaaATCTACTTCGACGAAGTGCCTTACGTGGCCCATCTGGACAACTTTCAAGCATCAATCCAAAACGGGAATGGCGATGGGACTTGCGTCCACGGACTTTTGTTTAAACATGCTTCATAATGACAGTATGATAACTCCAATGTGGGGGCAAGAATATATTGGACGCCGATTAGCTACTGAATTCCAACGTAGCAATCTTGCTATTGAAGTGATATCACCAtgtcctgtgggccccactatgatgcatgtattgtatccacactgtccatccataggaagagatcattttaaggcatgaaccaaagactgaagcagatccaaagctcaagtgtatcccaccatagaaaacagttgggattgaatgcctacaattAAAAAATTCCTTGGGCTATGTAAGTTTTctataaagctaatatttgtaatttcccttggtccatgtctgtattaacttagaAACAGGTTAGATTtccaataaacatcatggtgcgccataggaaggtttcaatggtgggtgtcattgtccccactgttttctatagcaaggttcacttgaactttggatacagcctcatttttttggctcatgctgtaaaatgatctctccaaatggatggaattggtgtggatacaaaacatacatggtAAGGCATACAtaatgtggtgacgtcactttagtattGAGACTCACTGCCctgctaatccgcgtccgaataTATTCTAAGAATTCTGGAGtaattgtggagcccaccgtaattATGTGTTTAATATTTAAGCTCTTAATTCatctttctagatcattttatggcattggcCCAAAAGCGAAGTagatcccaatctcaggtggaccacaccataggaaataggtgTGATTCAACACGCACCactaaaaatttcttggtgtccTGAAAAGGTTtttaatcaagcttatatttgtatttcccttatcatctaggtctgtgtgacataATTGATAAAcggatggccaataaacattacaatagaccctagaaagtttttaacgttggtcattcaatcaccactgtttcgtgtggtgtggccactttggattccctagtgggggtggctaacagtgaagtgtgctaacaagctaacataaaaaaagatatgcttcatttttcggatcatgccctaaaataagatgacaaaatggatggacaacacatATAAAACTAACAaagggagggatgtgatgagttTTATCACGGTCTTCCTCAGAaaataactactctaaatccatAGAGCTCTTTGGACTCATAGACATTCCTCGAATCTtcgataataaaaataaaataatttttaataaattcaaaataaattaattgatgataaaaaatgaatTACAATCTtctaaatagtgaactcaaacctagCTAGGACTctagttttagactcaaactcaactcaaacACCCATAAAATGTGACCGACTAtacctactagacttcatggtttttggcaaaaaatagtaagtatccaatttggcctaaccacgttattctcctaattttctaagccctttacATGTTGGGAAAAAGTccaactcaaatgatcaaaaattataatcaaattaaaacttactatttatggtaaaagTAAAATTAAAATGTACTTttaaccatcgatctgatggaatctcacaaatctaacatgaccgttgattttaagacaggaTTATTATATACTCGAATATTCAcacttgttcatcataaccaacaACTCGGTTAAATATGCACTGCTAGATAAAGACATCCAATcgtccactttgattttagaCCACCCGATCGtaataaactaactacttgatctctacatctgctcgtacacacatcaagttgagattctgatccgttcatcttgttcatcacctatgaatatgtttaaccTACCATTAGAACTATAATacgagaaacttacacatgtgaacaagacactTAAACCTAacgatatacatgttttaccccATAATCGCTCTAAAAACCCACATTGTGTTCATCCATTTATAATACTAACTATACAATCACCTAGATACATAACTAgaataccaaccatcaagtctttCTATTTTTTGCATGTCATCTGACTGTCCATCGTATTTGGATCCTCCAAATGGACCATCAGAATATTAAGATAATTTGGTCACTATTAAGATCTTAGATTATATGATCAAACCACCGGATAATGTTTTAACCAGATATGTGCAACCTCGGTCTTAAAGCACGAGGTGTGTTAGCCAGTTAAAAGAGTATCTTAGACATCCTTGTGAGATCGAGACCCAAATTTGACTacagaaagagcatgaaaaacgagGAATGTCCACCCAATTTCAAGACAATTAGACGGTGCGTTCCGACATAATGAAAGACAGAAGTTATTTGAGAATTAGATGACAAATTTGTAAATATGATTAACACCATGCAGGGCAACCAACGTAAGTTATTTTAGCGTTCAGCGTTGTCCCACACTGCgatcaatcatgtggtccacttagggctcagatctacttcatatttggaCCCATGGCTGAACATGACCTTGAAAAGTTGATAAAGTGCATGAATTTCTAAAAAGACTAAACAACATGTCAAACCCCACCTTTTCCCAGTCATCCATTAAACCAAGAAATTCACACAAAGACGTAACTGACTTCTCACACACGAAAGCCCGTTTAAGTGGTGAACATTGTCCTCACGGTgactgatggtgtggcccacctagagctcGGACCTGCTTCATATTTTGACTCTTGGGGCAACATATCGTGGATATTTTAATTAAGGGGCTTGATCCCCTGGAAACCCATAGTAGTGGCTCCACTGAATTATGaaaacttgagctttggaaacggttcatttttggcatcatgtcttaaaacaaactcacaaaatggatggacggggaggatttctcacaaacatcacagtgggccccacctgggttcgcAGGAAAGTCTTTCACAGGAGATCCACGTTTCCAgactgccccccccccccccccccccaaaaggtgccctgtgagccccatcatgatgtatgtgtttcatccattccgtccatctattttttctagatcattttattacaagagaacaaaaatgagatatatcccaatctcaactagaccacattacatgaaacagtgttgaatgaacatggaccattaaaaactttttgggggccataaaagttctggatcaagctgatctttgctttttcccttcatctgggtctgtgtgacctaatcaacagattggatgtcaaataaatagtacagtgggctttaggaggattttaatggtggatatctaatcattattgttttcctgcggtgtggtccacctgagatctatatACCCTCTTTTTGGAGTAAAGCCTTAAAATTGtttaaaaaattggatgaacagaatggatgagatacatacatcatggtgggcccacagagcaccgaccaccagccacgggctggtGGGAGGGAGAAGCCAATACGTTTCCCAACCTTTCTTCCTAATTAAGCTGTATTTTgcaaggaaaaggtactatgcgctcgacctcacgagtccgtcccatgaggtcgagctgtgtgggccccaccgtgatgcgtttcaaacatctaccccatcagtcagatgcatcattccatcataggcctaggtctcaaaaatcaagtaatacttgacttgtgtgggccacaccatataaagaagtggggaggggccgtgcaccattaaaacattcataatcattttttgggcccaccgagatgtggtttgcaaatccagcccatccattatgtgtgtcccacttggatgagggttcagactagGTTTCAGcatcattcaaaactcaggtgggccccaccaagtgcttttatatgttttaacggtgtcttcacatgattttagatggtatgacccgtctgagttccatatatagctgatttttgggatatcccataatttagaggggacccatcaaatgcacggtgttgatggtcgacatgcatcacggtagggcccacacagctcgacctcacgggagcttatcgtgaggtcgagcgcatagtaccttttccctattttgtaaactattttttattttattaaagagCTACGCTGATGTCAGTataaatgacgtggaccaattaaATTACAGGACACGTGGAGGTATGGTGCGctggaaacagaggatccgcactgaGCTCATATATATGACGGGAATCGGGAGCGAATTGCATGCTAGTGCGTTGACGTCACTAGATtccgtaggtcccaccataatgtatatcttatatccaaaccgtccgtccattttgagaaATCGTTTTAGGGTTCGAACCTGAAACTTAAATAGATCTGagtcttaattggaccacaccgtagAGAGCAGTGGGGACTGAAtattaaccattgaaaacttaccagagtcacataagttttggatcaatgtgatatttgttttttcctttcatccaggtctatgtgacgttagtaacagattggatggtaaataaacatcagggtgggccctaagaagctttcaacggtaggaattactCTTCCCACTGCTTTCGACcctaattatcaattaaatggaCATTTTTTTCACCAAATACGAGCCGTTGACggcttttatttattattttctttttgtgtatAGAGTAATAACGATCTATGATATCATCAGTCATGGATTCGTGATTCCTCTCTCTGGTCTTTACTCATTAGTCACCCACGCGCTTTTGACTAAAGAGGTCACCTGCCATTTATCTGTTCACTGGTTTTTTTTCTTTGTGGGATCGAGATCACAAGGGTCATTAAGGTAATTTGACATACCTTGTATGACTTTAAGGAAATTTAGTAAACTCACTAGACAACCAAAACCACACATCATATGATcaaatcaaaattaagaaaacgACCATCCAACctaggaagaaagaaatggaggtGTGAAAGTGCTTGGCGCGTAGGATCTTAACGTGGGTTCTACAATCTCCTTTCCCAAACCATAGCTTAACACGTAACCTCTTTGGTAGTGGAAACCCTGTCATGTGGAGAAGGTGGTCTCTTCCAGCCTCCTCGTCCAACCATAGAAAGTTCATGGAAGATGGTGTGGACCAAAAAACTCTTAAGACTGGTTTGGATGTGTGAGaaagcatgaaaagaaaatattatttcATGAGAAACCATATTTTTAGAAAATGGTAGGAaatgattttttgtttttaaataagtTTTATTTATAAAATTTGCAATATATATTTTAGTTTATTGTTAGGTCAATAATTTATTTTCCCTGGTAGTTGTTGGCATGTGCTAGATTAAAATGTGACACATGGAACGCTCAGAGATTAAATCAGGCACTTGTAGCTGCTAAAGCTTAATCATATCACAAATGACACATGAGGGGTGCTTGTAGTTGTAAGAAGACACATGTCACATAAGCTTACATATTGACATATTTCACACATGCTAGTAGTTGAAGGTAAATGGTGCCACATATGCACATAAGCGCATGGGCACATGTGGTGTATATGTTCTGACATATAACAGTACACATAGAGTGATTGGAGATAAAGAATGTCACATGTGGTATAACGGCACTTGGGGCACAAGTGATAGATGGATGGTGGCAGACGACCAATAAAAAGTCGGCATATGCACAATGCAAGGCATTTTGTACGTGTGGGGTTCAAGTGAAGATAGATATTGGCACCTGTGGCACGGTGGCACATATTTGAC of the Magnolia sinica isolate HGM2019 unplaced genomic scaffold, MsV1 ctg349, whole genome shotgun sequence genome contains:
- the LOC131236268 gene encoding prefoldin subunit 3-like; protein product: MSNETLDPINGKVWLLAVNSSLAFLQERLQQYELVEMKLLAQQRDLQAKIPDIEKCLDIVAALQAKKGTGEALIADFEVSEEIYSQARIKDAESVCLWLGANVMLGYSCEEANALPRKNLENAKVSLEVLVADLQFLRDQVTTTQVTLTRVYNWDVHQRRSKQALCFVFFLLLACARLKCDTWNAQRLNQALVAAKA